Proteins encoded by one window of Arabidopsis thaliana chromosome 2, partial sequence:
- a CDS encoding uncharacterized protein (unknown protein; BEST Arabidopsis thaliana protein match is: unknown protein (TAIR:ATMG00200.1); Has 7 Blast hits to 7 proteins in 1 species: Archae - 0; Bacteria - 0; Metazoa - 0; Fungi - 0; Plants - 7; Viruses - 0; Other Eukaryotes - 0 (source: NCBI BLink).), translated as MLNAFAFPQTNECFPAKRGFCANERMKCLNPKMPSKSMFGGSVSENLFLSKIRIGLSFPLPLSEIKLQNQDFRLEGQMSSFDPFVDESKALVRRLGQKVKAKSFLCR; from the coding sequence ATGCTGAACGCTTTTGCTTTCCCGCAAACGAATGAATGCTTTCCCGCCAAACGAGGCTTTTGCGCCAACGAACGAATGAAATGCTTGAATCCGAAGATGCCGAGTAAGTCGATGTTCGGTGGTAGCGTTTCTgagaatctttttctttcaaagatACGGATTGGTCTTTCTTTCCCTCTCCCTTTGTCAGAGATCAAATTACAAAACCAAGATTTCCGTTTGGAGGGACAGATGAGTTCCTTTGATCCCTTTGTTGATGAATCCAAGGCACTGGTTCGACGTCTAGGTCAGAAGGTCAAGGCGAAGTCCTTTCTTTGTCGATGA
- a CDS encoding uncharacterized protein (unknown protein; FUNCTIONS IN: molecular_function unknown; INVOLVED IN: biological_process unknown; LOCATED IN: cellular_component unknown; Has 1 Blast hits to 1 proteins in 1 species: Archae - 0; Bacteria - 0; Metazoa - 0; Fungi - 0; Plants - 1; Viruses - 0; Other Eukaryotes - 0 (source: NCBI BLink).), translated as MLRKGEELQGRTYELGYRPRNQCLRFALADVRKRIRIRLADLLLGFQCSNLDAEYRLPSIVKEKKVRRTLAAASQSFSIRGAALPLAKKVYFSVTSKPLLTESGRAKGLVIVSFSTLVRVYFVPGQVVARCTVGGFEERYEVTRPLALESRRGALATRLKGEVMNTNSTERRGCEHKLD; from the exons ATGT TAAGGAAAGGAGAAGAGCTTCAAGGTAGAACCTATGAAC TAGGCTACCGTCCTCGGAACCAATGCCTAAGATTTGCCCTTGCG GACGTTAGAAAAAGAATCCGAATTAGGCTTGCAGACCTACTATTAGGCTTTCAGTGTAGTAACCTAGATGCTGAATATAGACTCCCATCTAtagtaaaagagaagaaagtcaGGCGGACACTGGCAGCTGCAAGTCAGTCG TTCAGTATCAGAGGCGCTGCGCTGCCCTTGGCTAAGAAGGTTTACTTCTCTGTCACTTCC AAGCCATTACTGACTGAATCTGGGAGGGCAAAAGGCTTAGTAATAGTAAGCTTCTCAACCCTGGTAAGGGTTTACTTCGTCCCAGGCCAGGTCGTTGCTCGTTGCACGGTAGGCGGCTTTGAGGAAAGGTATGAAGTCACTCGCCCTTTAGCTTTAGAAAGCAGGAGAGGTGCTTTAGCAACTCGACTGAAAGGAGAGGTTATGAACACAAACTCGACTGAAAGGAGAGGTTGTGAACACAAACTCGACTGA
- a CDS encoding uncharacterized protein (unknown protein; Has 30201 Blast hits to 17322 proteins in 780 species: Archae - 12; Bacteria - 1396; Metazoa - 17338; Fungi - 3422; Plants - 5037; Viruses - 0; Other Eukaryotes - 2996 (source: NCBI BLink).): protein MDDMEIYNRLATIPQEIEAAENAKLHWEEMLGLFWEHPPALDPEFVGARMQVLRDRIRGLQQRISGLLQERNYLIVCTIEHALQRQGD from the coding sequence ATGGATGATATGGAGATCTATAACAGGCTGGCGACCATTCCACAAGAAATCGAAGCCGCGGAAAACGCAAAGCTCCACTGGGAGGAAATGCTGGGCTTGTTCTGGGAGCACCCGCCTGCTCTGGACCCGGAATTTGTGGGTGCAAGGATGCAAGTCTTACGGGACCGCATTCGCGGCCTGCAACAAAGGATTTCTGGTCTCCTGCAGGAGCGGAACTACCTAATTGTGTGTACTATCGAACACGCTCTCCAGCGCCAGGGAGACTAG
- a CDS encoding uncharacterized protein (unknown protein; FUNCTIONS IN: molecular_function unknown; INVOLVED IN: biological_process unknown; LOCATED IN: cellular_component unknown; EXPRESSED IN: cultured cell; Has 1 Blast hits to 1 proteins in 1 species: Archae - 0; Bacteria - 0; Metazoa - 0; Fungi - 0; Plants - 1; Viruses - 0; Other Eukaryotes - 0 (source: NCBI BLink).), whose product MHRGIYEDAWYAVEKGVKGVEAAGQEKDSDKWTDAEKKKSKVTYKRMKWRLRSPRKSIAAAHTKTTREILKIQSAAHCLLETLANESETDEDDDAEEVSGFPTPSRGYFVTSVKPASKPLVKDLRQSRLLRHLRQTSVKGGCGRLRGCGRLREATGLREAAGATSLGVCAYAEERKQVQTSAPDLVAEEGSPSSDLLLPPRRRFDGETLDPLGKVTSRAEYAQVKLVVMPISSFSISRTVKRKVSPESNCTLFEEGLPFVSKGEAFSNATCLHLSRSLKLGAYGNG is encoded by the exons ATGCACCGAGGCATTTATGAAGACGCATGGTATGCTGTGGAGAAAGGGGTGAAAGGAGTAGAAGCGGCAGGGCAAGAAAAGGATAGTGATAAATGGACAGAcgctgagaagaagaagtcgaaA GTCACCTACAAGCGTATGAAATGGAGACTGAGAAGTCCGAGAAAAAGCATTGCTGCAGCACACACTAAGACAACAAGAGAGATATTGAAGATTCAATCGGCAGCACACTGCTTGCTAGAAACTTTGGCAAA CGAGAGCGAAACAGACGAGGATGATGATGCAGAGGAAGTCTCTGGATTC CCCACACCCTCAAGGGGTTACTTCGTCACCTCCGTCAAACCCGCGTCAAAGCCCCTCGTCAAAGACCTACGTCAAAGTAGGTTGCTTCGCCACCTCCGTCAAACCTCCGTCAAAGGAGGCTGCGGGAGGCTACGGGGCTGCGGGAGGCTGCGGGAGGCTACGGGGCTGCGGGAGGCTGCGGGGGCTACTTCGCTGGGAGTGTGCGCTTATgctgaagaaagaaagcagGTCCAG ACTTCTGCACCTGACCTAGTGGCTGAAGAAGGATCTCCCTCAAGTGATTTGCTGCTTCCTCCCCGACGTAGGTTTGACGGAG AAACCCTTGATCCACTAGGTAAGGTTACTTCCAGAGCGGAGTATGCTCAGGTGAAACTGGTGGTGATGCCGATCTCTTCTTTCTCGATTTCTA GAACTGTGAAACGGAAAGTCTCACCAGAAAGTAATTGCACTCTCTTTGAAGAGGGTCTTCCCTTTGTAAGCAAAG GTGAAGCCTTCTCTAATGCTACGTGTCTTCATCTTAGCAGATCTCTAAAGCTTGGAGCGTATGGTAACGGTTAG
- a CDS encoding uncharacterized protein (unknown protein; LOCATED IN: endomembrane system; Has 30201 Blast hits to 17322 proteins in 780 species: Archae - 12; Bacteria - 1396; Metazoa - 17338; Fungi - 3422; Plants - 5037; Viruses - 0; Other Eukaryotes - 2996 (source: NCBI BLink).) encodes MPQKHQLWHHIPKIVISVCWAAFYRSDGSQPTDLQLPVSA; translated from the coding sequence ATGCCGCAAAAGCACCAACTCTGGCATCATATCCCGAAGATAGTCATTTCAGTCTGTTGGGCAGCGTTTTATAGAAGTGACGGAAGCCAACCGACTGACTTGCAGCTGCCAGTGTCCGCCtga
- a CDS encoding LOW protein: cytochrome C biogenesis ccmF-like protein (BEST Arabidopsis thaliana protein match is: cytochrome C biogenesis 452 (TAIR:ATMG00180.1); Has 30201 Blast hits to 17322 proteins in 780 species: Archae - 12; Bacteria - 1396; Metazoa - 17338; Fungi - 3422; Plants - 5037; Viruses - 0; Other Eukaryotes - 2996 (source: NCBI BLink).) has protein sequence MVSECLFRNRRLFGLFVKAQRNSKHCSCSEEVQFQRWLGSKEVAEPRTKARNAFSPMNEEMTRRIRSETNSLVSFMYLLAAFAANSQAGETLSPGSGIDWFRADSGSCCLDYRRIRGAVLGKEMTQLQKKKDRCRLPTRARSSIGGQEPWSGGKTEVRLLFFREAKLERIEQMVQLHNFFFFIIFMVVPCGTAAPVLLKWFVSRDVPTGAPFSNGTIIPIPISSFPLLVYLHSRKIIRSMDGAKSGVLHAIGQRSVSGRGEGKAKHFGRTGMSNDEMTR, from the exons ATGGTATCAGAATGCCTCTTCCGAAATAGAAGGTTATTCGGCTTGTTCGTGAAAGCACAGAGGAATTCAAAGCATTGTAGCTGTTCCGAGGAAGTTCAATTCCAGAGATGGCTAGGGAGC AAAGAAGTAGCCGAGCCTAGGACGAAGGCACGAAATGCTTTCTCGCCAATGAATGAAGAAATG ACCCGCCGGATTCGCTCGGAGACTAACTCACTCGTCTCGTTCATGTATTTACTCGCAGCATTCGCAGCAAACTCGCAGGCAGGAGAGACCTTGAGTCCAGGCTCAGGAATCGACTGGTTCCGAGCGGACTCGGGCAGCTGCTGCTTGGATTATCGTAGAATAAGAGGAGCCGTCTTAGGAAAGGAAATGACtcaacttcaaaaaaaaaaagacagatgCCGCCTACCTACTCGTGCTCGTAGCTCGATCGGAGGTCAAGAGCCGTGGTCCGGCGGAAAAACGGAAGTC cgCCTTCTCTTCTTTAGAGAAGCCAAACTCGAACGGATAGAGCAGATGGTCCAACTacataactttttcttttttattatttttatggtCGTGCCTTGTGGCACGGCAGCACCCGTACTATTGAAATGGTTCGTCAGTAGAGATGTTCCCACGGGTGCCCCTTTTTCCAATGGTACTATAATTCCTATTCCTATCTCTTCATTCCCTCTTTTGGTCTATCTACATTCAAGGAAAATCATACGCTCCATGGACGGAGCAAAAAGTGGAGTCTTG CACGCGATAGGTCAGCGAAGCGTGAGCGGGCGCGGAGAAGGAAAGGCCAAACACTTCGGCCGAACGGGAATGAGCAACGACGAAATGACAAGATGA
- a CDS encoding Ribosomal L5P family protein (Ribosomal L5P family protein; FUNCTIONS IN: structural constituent of ribosome; INVOLVED IN: translation; LOCATED IN: ribosome, intracellular; CONTAINS InterPro DOMAIN/s: Ribosomal protein L5 (InterPro:IPR002132), Ribosomal protein L5, N-terminal (InterPro:IPR020927); BEST Arabidopsis thaliana protein match is: ribosomal protein L5 (TAIR:ATMG00210.1); Has 117 Blast hits to 117 proteins in 56 species: Archae - 0; Bacteria - 0; Metazoa - 0; Fungi - 0; Plants - 112; Viruses - 0; Other Eukaryotes - 5 (source: NCBI BLink).) produces MFPLNFHYEDVSRQDPLLKPNHANVMEVPGSCEIRVVPKAPYNFIIKNGKLAMEIPRGQKFIQTQRGSTGKSFRSNPFLGSNKDKGYVSDLARQSTLRGHGMSNFSVRISTVMSLLDFPVEIRKNSIQFSMETEFCEFSPELEDHFEIFEHIRGFNVTIITSANTQDETLPLWSGFLQKDEGETQ; encoded by the coding sequence ATGTTTCCACTCAATTTTCATTACGAAGATGTATCACGTCAAGATCCGTTGCTCAAACCGAATCACGCCAACGTTATGGAAGTTCCTGGATCGTGTGAAATAAGAGTAGTACCAAAGGCACCCTATaatttcataataaaaaatggaaaattggCTATGGAGATTCCGCGCGGTCAGAAATTCATACAGACACAAAGGGGTTCGACAGGAAAGTCCTTTCGATCTAATCCATTCTTGGGGTCAAATAAAGACAAAGGATATGTAAGTGACCTAGCACGACAAAGCACTCTCCGAGGGCATGGAATGTCTAATTTTTCGGTCAGAATCTCGACAGTAATGTCTCTATTAGATTTTCCGGTCGAAATACGGAAAAACTCCATTCAATTCTCGATGGAAACGGAGTTTTGCGAATTCTCCCCGGAACTGGAAGATCATTTCGAGATCTTCGAACATATTCGGGGGTTCAATGTGACTATTATCACTTCGGCCAACACACAAGATGAGACTTTACCACTGTGGAGCGGTTTTTTGCAAAAAGATGAGGGGGAAACTCAGTAA
- a CDS encoding cytochrome b (Di-haem cytochrome, transmembrane;Cytochrome b/b6, C-terminal; FUNCTIONS IN: electron carrier activity, oxidoreductase activity; INVOLVED IN: respiratory electron transport chain; LOCATED IN: membrane; CONTAINS InterPro DOMAIN/s: Cytochrome b/b6, C-terminal (InterPro:IPR005798), Cytochrome b/b6 (InterPro:IPR016175), Di-haem cytochrome, transmembrane (InterPro:IPR016174), Cytochrome b/b6, N-terminal (InterPro:IPR005797); BEST Arabidopsis thaliana protein match is: apocytochrome b (TAIR:ATMG00220.1); Has 180948 Blast hits to 180662 proteins in 32826 species: Archae - 150; Bacteria - 2756; Metazoa - 167905; Fungi - 1359; Plants - 1860; Viruses - 0; Other Eukaryotes - 6918 (source: NCBI BLink).): MTIRNQRFSLLKQPISSTLNQHLVDYPTPSNLSYWWGFGPLAGICLVIQIVTGVFLAMHYTPHVDLAFNSVEHIMRDVEGGWLLRYMHANGASMFLIVVYLHIFRGLYHASYSSPREFVWCLGVVIFLLMIVTAFIGYVLPWGQMSFWGATVITSLASAIPVVGDTIVTWLWGGFSVDNATLNRFFSLHHLLPFILVGASLLHLAALHQYGSNNPLGVHSEMDKIAFYPYFYVKDLVGWVAFAIFFSIWIFYAPNVLGHPDNYIPANPMSTPPHIVPEWYFLPIHAILRSIPDKAGGVAAIAPVFICLLALPFFKSMYVRSSSFRPIHQGMFWLLLADCLLLGWIGCQPVEAPFVTIGQISPLVFFLFFAITPILGRVGRGIPNSYTDETDHT, from the coding sequence ATGACTATAAGGAACCAAcgattctctcttcttaaaCAACCTATATCCTCCACACTTAATCAGCATTTAGTAGATTATCCAACCCCGAGCAATCTTAGTTATTGGTGGGGGTTCGGTCCGTTAGCTGGTATTTGTTTAGTCATTCAGATAGTGACTGGCGTTTTTTTAGCTATGCATTACACACCTCATGTGGATTTAGCTTTCAACAGCGTAGAACACATTATGAGAGATGTTGAAGGGGGCTGGTTGCTCCGTTATATGCATGCTAATGGGGCAAGTATGTTTCTTATTGTGGTTTACCTTCATATTTTTCGTGGTCTATATCATGCGAGTTATAGCAGTCCTAGGGAATTTGTTTGGTGTCTTGGAGTTGTAATCTTCCTATTAATGATTGTGACAGCTTTTATAGGATATGTACTACCTTGGGGTCAGATGAGCTTTTGGGGAGCTACAGTAATTACAAGCTTAGCTAGCGCCATACCTGTAGTAGGAGATACCATAGTGACTTGGCTTTGGGGTGGTTTCTCCGTGGACAATGCCACCTTAAATCGTTTTTTTAGTCTTCATCATTTACTCCCCTTTATTTTAGTAGGCGccagtcttcttcatctggcCGCATTGCATCAATATGGATCAAATAATCCATTGGGTGTACATTCTGAGATGGATAAAATAGCTTTTTACCCTTATTTTTATGTCAAGGATCTAGTTGGTTGGGTAGCTTTtgctatctttttttctatttggaTTTTTTATGCTCCTAATGTTTTGGGACATCCCGACAATTATATACCTGCTAATCCGATGTCCACCCCGCCTCATATTGTGCCGGAATGGTATTTCCTACCGATCCATGCCATTCTTCGTAGTATACCTGACAAAGCGGGAGGTGTAGCCGCAATAGCACCAGTTTTTATATGTCTCTTGGCTTTacctttttttaaaagtatgtaTGTGCGTAGTTCAAGTTTTCGACCGATTCACCAAGGAATGTTTTGGTTGCTTTTGGCGGATTGCTTACTACTAGGTTGGATCGGATGTCAACCTGTGGAGGCACCATTTGTTACTATTGGACAAATTTCtcctttggttttcttcttgttctttgcCATAACGCCCATTCTGGGACGAGTTGGAAGAGGAATTCCTAATTCTTACACGGATGAGACTGATCACACCTGA
- a CDS encoding Ribulose bisphosphate carboxylase large chain, catalytic domain-containing protein (Ribulose bisphosphate carboxylase large chain, catalytic domain; FUNCTIONS IN: ribulose-bisphosphate carboxylase activity, magnesium ion binding; INVOLVED IN: carbon fixation; LOCATED IN: plastid; CONTAINS InterPro DOMAIN/s: Ribulose bisphosphate carboxylase, large subunit, C-terminal (InterPro:IPR000685); BEST Arabidopsis thaliana protein match is: Ribulose bisphosphate carboxylase large chain, catalytic domain (TAIR:ATMG00280.1); Has 37989 Blast hits to 37988 proteins in 23191 species: Archae - 194; Bacteria - 1961; Metazoa - 0; Fungi - 0; Plants - 28440; Viruses - 0; Other Eukaryotes - 7394 (source: NCBI BLink).) translates to MNNAAKRADCWFGAKNYGRAVYECLRGGLYFTKDDENVNSQPFMRWRDRFLFCAEAVYKAQAETGGIKGHYLNATPGTCEEMIKRAVFARELGVPIVMHDYLTGGFTANTSLAHSR, encoded by the coding sequence ATGAACAATGCGGCTAAGCGTGCAGATTGTTGGTTTGGCGCGAAGAACTATGGTAGAGCAGTTTATGAATGTCTACGTGGTGGACTTTATTTTACCAAAGATGATGAGAATGTGAACTCCCAACCATTTATGCGTTGGAGAGACCGTTTCTTATTTTGTGCCGAAGCTGTTTATAAAGCACAGGCTGAAACAGGTGGAATCAAAGGGCATTATTTGAATGCTACTCCGGGTACATGCGAAGAAATGATCAAAAGAGCTGTATTTGCCAGAGAATTGGGAGTTCCTATCGTAATGCATGACTACTTAACAGGGGGATTCACCGCAAATACTAGTTTGGCTCATTCGAGATAA
- a CDS encoding Alpha-L RNA-binding motif/Ribosomal protein S4 family protein (Alpha-L RNA-binding motif/Ribosomal protein S4 family protein; FUNCTIONS IN: structural constituent of ribosome, RNA binding; INVOLVED IN: translation; LOCATED IN: small ribosomal subunit; CONTAINS InterPro DOMAIN/s: RNA-binding S4 (InterPro:IPR002942); BEST Arabidopsis thaliana protein match is: mitochondrial ribosomal protein S4 (TAIR:ATMG00290.1); Has 1839 Blast hits to 1839 proteins in 823 species: Archae - 0; Bacteria - 683; Metazoa - 0; Fungi - 0; Plants - 800; Viruses - 0; Other Eukaryotes - 356 (source: NCBI BLink).) gives MWLLKKLIQRDIDLSPLRFQTCRLLSGNVRNRELTIIQRRILRRLRNRKRSIKKRKIYPKKYLTSYIQLQTTRKLPLFHGDLPITEMHRGTKRTSYIPFPLNPETRFDVIPLRLHFLETIPQARQPISHRRVCVNKGMVSITHFKLSHGDIISFQENNAIIRGEEIRRSFYKEISVEKIIGKLLHQPLRMWRRSKTEWFHLLKTKRGCRLLLKSRFLQQLRSSMQEEDLERTKKFGSEKVCLGSSFAEHKRMKRNLLKSLFLSKRRKDKNLNLPTRTISPIVYNSSLSLYSNSTYCFASPHKLTMKRRIKRIELPTHYSEVNHRTPKAVVSYGPNIGHIPHDIRLKDPNLPLRSRNGRGQNI, from the coding sequence ATGTGGCTGCTTAAAAAACTGATTCAACGAGATATAGATTTGTCCCCATTAAGATTTCAAACTTGTCGTCTACTTTCAGGAAATGTTCGGAACAGAGAACTGACAATAATACAACGCCGCATTCTCCGAAGATTGAGGAACAGGAAGAGATCtattaagaagagaaagatttaTCCGAAAAAATATCTTACCAGTTATATACAATTACAAACTACACGAAAGTTGCCCCTTTTTCATGGGGATTTACCCATCACAGAGATGCACAGAGGAACAAAACGAACTTCATATATCCCTTTTCCACTCAATCCAGAAACAAGATTTGACGTTATTCCGCTTCGTCTCCATTTTCTTGAAACTATTCCTCAAGCAAGGCAGCCGATAAGTCATCGAAGGGTTTGTGTGAATAAAGGAATGGTAAGCATTACTCATTTTAAACTTTCCCACGGTGATATAAtatcttttcaagaaaataacgCGATAATACGCGGTGAAGAAATAAGGAGATCTTTCTATAAAGAAATTTCAGTTGAAAAAATCATAGGCAAATTACTGCATCAACCGCTAAGAATgtggagaagaagcaaaactgAATGGTTCCACCTACTCAAAACTAAGAGGGGATGCCGCCTACTACTAAAATCCCGGTTTTTGCAACAGTTGCGTTCTTCTATGCAAGAAGAAGACttagaaagaacaaagaagtTTGGATCCGAAAAAGTATGCTTAGGAAGTTCCTTCGCTGAGCACAAGAGAATGAAGAGGAATTTGTTAAAATCCCTATTCTTATCGAAGAGAAGGAAGGATAAAAACCTAAATCTTCCTACTCGAACAATCAGTCCTATAGTTTACaactcttctttatctttatatagTAATTCGACCTATTGCTTCGCATCCCCCCATAAGTTGACTatgaagagaagaatcaaaaggaTCGAACTACCTACTCATTATTCGGAGGTTAATCATAGAACACCAAAAGCTGTGGTATCTTATGGACCTAACATAGGTCATATCCCTCACGACATAAGATTAAAAGATCCAAACCTTCCTCTTCGGAGCAGAAACGGACGTGgccaaaacatataa
- a CDS encoding uncharacterized protein (unknown protein; FUNCTIONS IN: molecular_function unknown; INVOLVED IN: biological_process unknown; LOCATED IN: cellular_component unknown; Has 1 Blast hits to 1 proteins in 1 species: Archae - 0; Bacteria - 0; Metazoa - 0; Fungi - 0; Plants - 1; Viruses - 0; Other Eukaryotes - 0 (source: NCBI BLink).), whose amino-acid sequence MLRKGEELQGRTYELGYRPRNQCLRFALADVRKRIRIRLADLLLGFQCSNLDAEYRLPSIVKEKKVRRTLAAASQVGAFAASSSVSEALRCPWLRRFTSLSLPYFYVTSSPRFHWEGRYRYKGQVVARCTVGGFEERYEVTRPLALESRRGALATRLKGEVMNTNSTERRGCEHKLD is encoded by the exons ATGT TAAGGAAAGGAGAAGAGCTTCAAGGTAGAACCTATGAAC TAGGCTACCGTCCTCGGAACCAATGCCTAAGATTTGCCCTTGCG GACGTTAGAAAAAGAATCCGAATTAGGCTTGCAGACCTACTATTAGGCTTTCAGTGTAGTAACCTAGATGCTGAATATAGACTCCCATCTAtagtaaaagagaagaaagtcaGGCGGACACTGGCAGCTGCAAGTCA AGTTGGTGCTTTTGCGGCATCTAGTTCAGTATCAGAGGCGCTGCGCTGCCCTTGGCTAAGAAGGTTTACTTCTCTGTCACTTCCGTACTTCT ACGTGACCTCTTCTCCTCGTTTTCATTGGGAGGGAAGATATAGATACAAAG GCCAGGTCGTTGCTCGTTGCACGGTAGGCGGCTTTGAGGAAAGGTATGAAGTCACTCGCCCTTTAGCTTTAGAAAGCAGGAGAGGTGCTTTAGCAACTCGACTGAAAGGAGAGGTTATGAACACAAACTCGACTGAAAGGAGAGGTTGTGAACACAAACTCGACTGA
- a CDS encoding uncharacterized protein (unknown protein; Has 30201 Blast hits to 17322 proteins in 780 species: Archae - 12; Bacteria - 1396; Metazoa - 17338; Fungi - 3422; Plants - 5037; Viruses - 0; Other Eukaryotes - 2996 (source: NCBI BLink).) has product MLPMVSCEFLGMLGMGEPVIPVIPGIGGKEISWLGGNPSNISNEVMRLGLFWLGIRGMGEVSQVR; this is encoded by the coding sequence ATGTTGCCTATGGTGTCTTGCGAATTCCTAGGAATGTTAGGAATGGGAGAACCAGTAATCCCAGTAATCCCAGGAATAGGAGGTAAGGAGATTAGTTGGTTAGGAGGGAATCCCAGCAATATTAGCAATGAGGTGATGAGATtaggtttgttttggttaggGATTAGAGGAATGGGAGAGGTAAGCCAAGTAAGGTAa